The following proteins are encoded in a genomic region of Xenopus laevis strain J_2021 chromosome 3L, Xenopus_laevis_v10.1, whole genome shotgun sequence:
- the zcchc10.L gene encoding zinc finger CCHC-type containing 10 L homeolog (The RefSeq protein has 1 substitution, 2 non-frameshifting indels compared to this genomic sequence), whose protein sequence is MATPMHRLIARRQAEANKQNVRCQKCLVIGHWSYECTGKRKYLYRPSRTTELKRTLKEKEARLLLGQSSANSVAETKMKKKRSRSVTSSSSGSSSSSSSDTDSSSDSEDTSSSSSSSEDSDKSTSSSSTSLSSQSSSSSECDSDTSASRTSTSSSTSSEDDSSSEDEPLRKKRKK, encoded by the exons ATGGCTACCCCCATGCACCGGCTGATCGCTCGTAGACAGGC TGAAGCAAATAAGCAAAATGTTCGTTGTCAGAAGTGCCTGGTGATAGGTCACTGGAGCTATGAATGTACaggaaagagaaaatatttatatagaccttccaGAACCACTGAATTAAAAAggacattaaaagaaaaagaagcccGTTTGTTGCTGGGACAATC CAGTGCCAACAATGTTGCTGAAACAAAGATGAAGAAGAAAAG gtcTAGAAGTGTCACAAGCTCCAGTAgtgggagcagcagcagcagctctgaTACAGACTCTTCTTCAGACAGCGAAGACACATCCAGCTCCTCATCATCTTCAGAGGACAGTGACAAGAGCACCTCCAGCTCTTCAACTTCCTTGTCCTCGCAAAGTTCATCCTCTTCATCTGAGTGTGACTCTGATACAAGTGCCAGCAGGACCAGCACAAGCAGCAGTACCAGCAGTGAAGACGACAGTAGCTCAGAGGATGAGcctttaagaaagaaaagaaagaaatag